A region of the Sandaracinaceae bacterium genome:
GGTCTGCCACGAGATCTTCCGGCAGATGCGGCGCGAGAAGGACGCCCTGCCCGGCTACAAGATCACCATCAGCGCCCACCCCGCGGTGTGCGACCTGCTGGAGCGCGAAGAGAAGAAGGCGCTCGAAGAGGCGGCCAAGCGGCTGCAGCGGCGCATCGTGCTGCGGCCTCGCCGCGACTACCACCTCGAGCAGTTCGACCTGGCCGCAGACTGATGCGGCACGGCGGATTGACGACACCCGAGAGATCTCCGAGCCTTACCCCGTGAGCATGAGCACCCGTCCCCCTCCCGCTGCGACCGATGGCTCGGACGCCGCGCGGCGCGAACAGCGCGTCACCATCAACAAAGAGTTCGAGTCCTTCGACGCGTTCGTGCACGAGTACGTCACGAACATCTCGCGTACGGGAGCGTTCGTTAAGTCCCAGAGCCCGCTGGCCATCGGCACGCTGGTGGACCTGCGCTTCACGGTGTTCATGGACGACGTCGAGACGATTCAGGGCGTGGGCGAGGTGGTGCGCGTGCAAGACGACCCGCCCGGCATGGGCGTGGTGTTCCGCGAGCTGAACCAGTACTCGCAGCAGCTCATCGGCCGGCTGCTGACGCTGCCCCGGCCGCCTGCGCCGGTCACCACACCGCCGCCGGCCTATACGGGCGAGGACGCCGACCCTGGAGACGAGAGCACCGGATGAGCCAGCCGCGGGACGCAGCAGGCCCTCGAGGCACGGCCACCGTTCGAGGCCGGCGCGTGGCGG
Encoded here:
- a CDS encoding PilZ domain-containing protein translates to MSTRPPPAATDGSDAARREQRVTINKEFESFDAFVHEYVTNISRTGAFVKSQSPLAIGTLVDLRFTVFMDDVETIQGVGEVVRVQDDPPGMGVVFRELNQYSQQLIGRLLTLPRPPAPVTTPPPAYTGEDADPGDESTG